The nucleotide sequence ctataaaaccattgaaaatatttttctagcactaggtacctactagctctaagtcggtgcctcagcacgagccagcaggaatggagcaatagtcgtctacctcacctacatgctatgggtttcaatccatcctgctgggtcttGCTGAGACgagacaccgacttcgagctagtaagtacctatatagttCGTTATGTATATAGTTCGTCAATGAAATACAcggtgtaatttttggaaatgctCGTAAGCGGTTAGTAAAAATCTATGGGGTACGTACACGCGCGAAGCCGCAGGTACAgtctagtttataatataagtaggaagtagaAATAAGTAAGGTAAGAAGCAGAAATAAGTAGGAAGTTAGTTGTTACCGGCGATTCTGGCGCTCAGCCGCTGTAGCAGCGGATCCAGCCGCTGCATGGCCTTGAGGGTGTCCCGCTGCTTGAACTTGACCTCCACGATGCCCTCCGCCTCCAACACGCCGCCTCTGTCGACAAAATACTACATTGTATAACGAGAGCACAAAAcgggccattttacccgagacgttcttATAGCCACCCGAGACGGTACGCGAACGTAAGGTCTCTTACCTGGCCTCAGTGTCAGCATACATCTCCATGCGAGATGACCTAAGCGGAACTGAGTTTCTCTCCTGTTCGTGCCTAGTCGATAGTGTTACCTGGCCTCAGGGTCGGCGTACATCTCCATGCGCGCGCTGTTGACGTTGGGGTCGACGACCGCCAGGCGCCCCCCTCAGCTCGGCGCCGGGGGGATGTAGACCAGCACGGGCGCCGTCGCCCGCCGGAGCGCTCGGACTATCTCCGCGCCGAACTTCAGGATCTCCTCATACATGTCTGCGGATATAGAACAGTTCTGTTTTATAACAAGTGCCGATGACAGAAGCAGACAGACTGTATAAGGGTGGAGCGTCTAtgtatagagaaaaaaaaagtttcttatATATGTTTTGGCCCTCTACCTTACCTCGAAGATGTATGAAAACTTCGCAATTcacataaaactaaataaatattttttatgctgaAAGTGACGGGACATCAGCTCAATCAAAATTGTATCAATACATACTGTTTCGTGTTACGAGTTACATAATAGTGttttttacaatgcacgtgctcggaaagtgcctcttgacgtgggtcaacatatcatagaaattagtgattcctgcacgcatccacaagtgtgtagaggtatggattttacttaccgcacttgtgcggtaaagtaactttttaaaattgccaaatgatgtccaaaaattgttaaaaaataagtctaaagagtcgttatagttaggctttgacaaataagaaaacgtttgatgcaaccaactgaatatttactgataagataatacagattaacgCGACAGAAAAAgaaacgttaattttttttcatgtaaactcgtattttaattccgtcttaagttatgaaaaaaaaaggaaatgagtccaattcggaccgtgcgacgtcaagcgcacgcactcgaaagttaaccaatgagcttccagtgcgcgcgcacgacgtagcattCGAATACTTTCAACATTAATTTTGCAGATAGACTGTTAACATTAATATAGAAAATGTTAACTTACATAGTCTACTGTGAACAGTATTAGACATTAGGCTAAAATAATCAGATAACACGATAAAACcgtatatattaaaataaatccctacttaatattataattattataaatgcgaaagtaactctgtctgtctgtctgtctgttacactttcacgcctaaaccactgaaccgattttattgaaatttggtacagagatagagtTAACCCtgaggaagaacataggctaccgcGCGATATTACGTAGAttcacgcgggcggagccgcggacaaaagctagtaatataataaataaatatccggGACTATCCACACACGGTCgtctaatcccaaactaagtagCGAAAGcacttgtactatgggtattAGACAACTGTAAATTTTTtatgataaacatacttagataaatgtttttttattataaacatacatataggtactaAATACCCAGACTCGGAAAATGCATTTTTGACAACACATCACCAGGCGGGAATCGAAATCATGACCCATGGAGTTCAAGAGGCAGGGTCACTACAAACTGAGCCAACGGCCAGTCAACTTGATATTAAACTGGTACAAAAGTCACAGGCatctagttcaaaataaaataatgagcttaCCATTCTATCCTGACACTGGCGACTTGTGGTTGGTTCTGCTAGACTGATT is from Choristoneura fumiferana chromosome 28, NRCan_CFum_1, whole genome shotgun sequence and encodes:
- the LOC141443845 gene encoding acetyl-CoA carboxylase-like — its product is MEMYADPEARGGVLEAEGIVEVKFKQRDTLKAMQRLDPLLQRLSARIAGDESKPLGDSLERPYGRTTNKTEPRNSSGELHA